A section of the Choristoneura fumiferana chromosome 5, NRCan_CFum_1, whole genome shotgun sequence genome encodes:
- the Pi3K92E gene encoding phosphatidylinositol 3-kinase 92E — translation MDASPLVQIQVGRDSQFLTETRRRLASEPSGTIRKKKNQEEYESSWNIEKNYMCTVQSVGGLNVDPGRLVEVVCQAGIFHGGKPLCEAQKTGMAVVSNEGVARWDQALTFPIKVSNIPRMSRLCFVIYETNKVKGKRRAKEANKDFINKLAWANTMIFDYKELLRTDGVTLFMWTHVADETQGDDLLLHPLGTVVSNPNTDSCAALQVRFSDYDCRFQVIYPSPEKVKERAEVLENSSPELIARLSRDLEQPLYKDPLYEMHELEKKDVWAARKYFRDAAPHFLPKLLQCVEWSEQVDSANVAKMMSDWPVLPVESALELLDYAYADSAVRNFAVKCLAEITDEELLLYLLQLVQALKHESYLMCDLAVFLLQRAFKNMTIGHYLFWHLRSEMHVSSVAIRFGLVLEAYCRGSQDHVHTLLRQITCLDKLKWVSQCVRKRKEITKARSALLTHLEEPHCKETLCDFVSPLNPAFICKQIKLKDCKVMDSKMRPLNLAFENVDPSGPDICIILKIGDDLRQDMFTLQMLRIMDRLWKNEGYDFRLSPYNCISMDNAVGMIEVVGGAETVANIQKHRALFNATSPISKANLYQWLNLKNPTEAAFNKAVEEFTMSCAGYCVATYVLGIADRHPDNIMVKETGQLFHIDFGHFLGHFKQKFGFKRERVPFVLTHDFIHVINKGQRGSGVNEPLDFKIFREHCETAFKILRRHGHLILSLFSMMISTGLPELKSEKDLQYLRETLVLDLSEEKALEHFRLKFTEALKNAWTTSFNWAFHNFDKNN, via the exons atggacgcttcacCACTGGTGCAAATACAAG TTGGTCGTGACTCTCAGTTCCTGACAGAGACTAGAAGAAGACTGGCGTCCGAACCCTCAGGAACTATAAGGAAGAAGAAGAACCAAGAAGAATACGAGTCGTCGTGGAACATTGAGAAGAATTATATGTGTACTGTGCAGAGTGTGGGGGGGCTGAACGTGGACCCTGGAAGGCTGGTGGAG GTCGTGTGCCAAGCGGGCATATTCCATGGCGGCAAGCCGCTCTGCGAGGCGCAGAAGACCGGGATGGCGGTGGTGTCCAACGAAGGCGTGGCGCGCTGGGACCAGGCCCTCACATTCCCGATCAAAGTGTCCAACATACCGCGCATGTCGAGATTATGCTTTGTCATATACGAGACCAATAAGGTTAAGGGCAAGCGGCGGGCCAAGGAGGCTAATAAG GACTTCATAAACAAGTTGGCGTGGGCGAATACGATGATATTCGATTACAAGGAGCTGCTACGGACGGACGGCGTGACCCTGTTCATGTGGACGCACGTGGCCGACGAGACCCAAGGCGACGACTTGTTGCTGCACCCGCTCGGCACTGTCGTCTCCAACCCCAACACTGACTCGTGCGCCGCGCTGCAAGTGCGCTTCTCGGA CTACGACTGCCGTTTCCAAGTGATATACCCGTCACCAGAGAAGGTGAAGGAACGTGCGGAAGTGTTAGAGAACAGTTCCCCTGAACTGATTGCGCGACTCTCCCGCGACTTGGAGCAGCCCCTCTACAAGGATCCGCTCTATGAGATGCACGAGCTCGAAAAGAAAGATGTTTGGGCTGCCAG GAAATACTTCCGGGACGCAGCGCCACACTTCCTTCCCAAACTGTTGCAATGCGTTGAATGGAGTGAGCAAGTAGACTCCGCAAACGTGGCCAAAATGATGTCAGACTGGCCTGTGCTGCCGGTAGAGTCGGCCCTCGAACTACTGGACTATGCGTATGCTGACTCCGCCGTGAGAAACTTTGCCGTCAAATGCTTGGCTGAAATCAC TGACGAGGAGCTACTGCTCTACTTGCTCCAACTGGTCCAAGCTCTGAAGCACGAGTCTTACCTGATGTGCGACCTGGCAGTGTTCCTGCTTCAACGCGCCTTCAAGAACATGACTATTGGACATTATCTCTTCTGGCACTTGAG GTCGGAGATGCACGTGTCGTCAGTGGCGATCCGTTTCGGGCTGGTGCTGGAAGCGTACTGCCGCGGCAGTCAGGACCACGTGCACACGCTGCTACGGCAGATCACCTGTCTCGACAAGCTGAAGT GGGTCAGCCAGTGCGTGCGGAAGAGGAAAGAGATAACGAAAGCGCGCTCTGCTCTTCTGACGCACCTCGAGGAGCCGCATTGCAAGGAAACGCTGTGCGACTTCGTTTCGCCTCTAAATCCTGCCTTCATTTGCAAGCAGATCAA ACTGAAAGATTGCAAAGTGATGGACAGCAAGATGCGTCCGCTGAATCTCGCGTTCGAGAACGTGGATCCGTCGGGCCCCGACATCTGTATCATACTCAAGATCGGCGACGACCTCCGACAGGACATGTTCACGCTGCAAATGCTGCGGATCATGGACAGGCTGTGGAAGAATGAGGGTTATGATTtcag ATTGAGCCCGTACAACTGTATATCGATGGACAACGCAGTGGGCATGATAGAAGTGGTGGGCGGCGCCGAAACAGTCGCCAACATACAGAAGCACCGCGCTCTCTTCAACGCGACATCGCCCATCTCCAAAGCCAATTTGTACC AGTGGCTAAACTTGAAGAATCCGACAGAAGCTGCGTTCAATAAAGCTGTGGAGGAATTTACTATGAGTTGCGCTGGCTACTGCGTCGCTACTTACGTGCTGGGTATCGCGGATCGCCATCCCGACAACATCATGGTCAAAGAGACGGGACAG CTCTTCCACATTGACTTCGGCCACTTCCTGGGACACTTCAAGCAGAAGTTCGGCTTCAAGCGAGAGCGCGTGCCGTTCGTGCTAACTCACGACTTCATACACGTCATCAACAAGGGGCAGCGCGGCAGCGGGGTCAATGAACCCCTGGACTTCAAGATATTCCGCGAGCATTGCGAGACG GCTTTTAAGATATTGCGGCGGCACG
- the LOC141428310 gene encoding UDP-glycosyltransferase UGT5-like: MSRYALLFLLLLVLLSQTSALNILVLISLPLRSHYMAIKTLFRELAIRGHNVTVINNFPDEHPTPRLEFINLLSHDKSVRRTQALETYESFSSWYLHLYNIYRHIQISPGSTTAECEKLFTDENMKQHLARGTKYDVIFVEQFMSDCDLAYAGMHYDAPIIGITSHVLLPKHYYRLGIPYDISVDPHYFTNGGTERSLYRKVETAVVDFFFHTLFKWTLEKRISDVFAKYMPNKKFDLEKLSHERMKMIFSNQHYSITGGRLLAPKLLEIGGIHIQKPKTVPKDIEEFISSSEKGVIYVSFGSLLHASTMSAHKRQQFLDAFKRIPQKVIWKWENASLPKGNDNVLTSSWLPQLDILCHPNVLAFISHGGMLSMSEAAHCGTPLLTLPFFGDQFNNAASARESGLGITLFFQQINSENLVEAIKELTSEKMQSNAKRVSRLWHDRPLPVMDSAIYWTEYVARHRDAPPALPTEQTTWFQTTQLDVLCIIIAITIAILYLIYAIIIFFIRRIFRLLVKLLCKDKKE, encoded by the exons ATGTCTCGCTACGCGCTTTTATTCCTGCTTTTACTAGTCCTATTATCACAAACGAGCGCATTAAATATCCTAGTGCTCATTTCCCTGCCGCTCCGCAGCCACTACATGGCAATAAAAACCCTATTTCGCGAATTAGCTATCAGAGGACACAATGTAACGGTCATAAATAATTTCCCCGATGAGCACCCAACACCAAGGCTAGAGTTCATCAACCTCCTGTCTCACGATAAAAGCGTTCGCAGGACACAAGCTTTGGAGACCTACGAGAGCTTCAGTTCGTGGTATCTGCATTTATATAACATATACAGGCATATACAAATAAGTCCCGGTTCAACGACAGCGGAATGTGAAAAGTTGTTTACTGATGAAAACATGAAGCAACATTTGGCGAGAGGAACCAAGTATGATGTGATATTTGTGGAACAGTTTATGAGCGATTGTGATTTGGCTTACGCGGGTATGCACTACGACGCTCCGATCATAGGAATCACATCACACGTGCTGTTACCGAAGCATTACTATAGGCTGGGCATCCCATATGACATCTCCGTAGATCCCCACTATTTCACTAATGGAGGAACAGAACGGTCTCTATATCGCAAGGTCGAAACAGCTGTAGTAGATTTTTTCTTTCACACACTCTTTAAATGGACTTTGGAGAAAAGAATAAGCGACGTGTTTGCTAAGTACATGCCGAATAAAAAGTTTGACTTGGAAAAGTTATCACATGAAAGAATGAAGATGATTTTTTCAAATCAACACTACTCTATAACCGGTGGGCGTCTTTTGGCGCCAAAACTTTTGGAGATAGGCGGTATCCACATACAGAAACCCAAAACAGTACCAAAA GATATAGAAGAATTCATTTCGTCATCAGAAAAAGGCGTAATATACGTAAGCTTCGGGTCTCTGTTACATGCAAGTACCATGTCAGCCCACAAGCGCCAACAATTCTTAGACGCTTTCAAGAGAATACCTCAAAAAGTTATATGGAAATGGGAGAATGCCAGCCTGCCTAAAGGAAACGACAACGTGCTGACTAGCAGCTGGTTACCACAGCTTGATATCTTAT GTCACCCAAATGTGTTAGCTTTTATATCACACGGCGGTATGCTAAGTATGTCAGAAGCGGCGCACTGCGGAACCCCTCTGCTGACATTACCGTTTTTCGGAGACCAGTTCAACAATGCAGCATCAGCGCGTGAAAGCGGATTGGGCATCACACTGTTCTTTCAGCAAATCAATAGTGAAAATTTGGTAGAAGCTATTAAGGAGTTGACCTCAGAGAA aaTGCAATCAAACGCCAAAAGAGTATCCCGACTTTGGCATGACCGGCCCCTACCAGTAatggacagcgccatctattggaCGGAGTACGTCGCACGCCACCGCGACGCGCCGCCCGCGCTCCCCACCGAGCAAACCACGTGGTTCCAAACAACGCAACTAGATGTCCTTTGCATAATCATTGCGATCACCATCGCAATTTTGTACTTAATCTACGCCATCATAATATTCTTTATAAGACGTATTTTCAGATTGCTTGTTAAGTTATTATGTAAGGATAAAAAGGAGTAA